From a single Salvelinus namaycush isolate Seneca chromosome 14, SaNama_1.0, whole genome shotgun sequence genomic region:
- the mfn2 gene encoding mitofusin-2 has protein sequence MSLVFTRPNPNAIGKKDKRLMAEVNASPLKHFVTAKKKINGIFEQLAAYIKESSYFLEDTYRNEELDPVTTEEQVQEVHGYLSKVAGIGEVLARRHMKCVFFGRTSNGKSSVINAMLCDKVLPSGIGHTTNCFLQVEGTDGNESFLLTEGSEEKKSIKTVNQLAHALHQDEDLDAGSLVCVMWPKVKCALLRDDLVLVDSPGIDVTTELDSWIDKFCLDADVFVLVANSESTLMQTEKSFFHKVNERLSSPNIFILNNRWDASASEPEYMEEVRRQHMDRCSSFLVDELGVVDRAQASDRIFFVSAKEVLQARVQKAQGMPEAGGALAEGFQARMFEFQNFERRFEECISQSAVKTKFEQHTVRAKQISETLRLIMDSVHVAAQEQRIHCLETREERQDRMEFIDKQLDLLTLDCKSKIKKITEEVERQVSNAMAEEIRRLFVLVDDFHMDFHPSQVVLKVYKNELHRHIEEGLGRNMSERCSTAITAALQSTQTEMIDGLKPLLPGPVQEQVDKLVPRQQIFTLSYDLACDKLCSDFQEDIGFHFSLGWTMLVNRFLGPKNTRRALMGYNDQVPRPMALTPVSTSMPPFPQNSMTQEELMVSMVTGLASLTSRTSMGIIVVGGVIWKAVGWRLIALSVGLYGLLYVYERLTWTTKAKERAFKRQFVDYASEKLQLIVSYTGSNCSHQVQQELAGTFAQLCQQVDVTRQNLEDEITDMNTKIELLDALQSKAKLLRNKAGWLDSELNMFTQQYLQQGR, from the exons ATGTCTCTGGTTTTCACGCGGCCTAACCCCAACGCTATTGGCAAGAAAGACAAAAGACTCATGGCGGAGGTGAACGCCAGCCCGCTCAAGCACTTTGTCACGGCCAAGAAGAAAATCAACGGCATCTTCGAGCAGCTGGCCGCGTACATCAAAGAAAGCTCCTATTTTCTGGAAG ACACATATAGGAATGAGGAGCTGGACCCGGTCACTACAGAGGAGCAGGTTCAGGAAGTGCACGGTTACCTGTCAAAGGTGGCAGGGATCGGAGAGGTGCTGGCACGCAGACACATGAAGTGTGTCTTCTTCGGAAG GACAAGTAACGGGAAGAGCTCGGTGATCAACGCTATGCTGTGTGATAAGGTGCTCCCCTCTGGGATAGGACATACCACCAACTGTTTCCTGCAGGTGGAGGGGACTGACGGCAACGAGTCCTTCCTGCTCACAGAGGGAtcagaggagaagaagagcatCAAA ACGGTGAACCAGCTAGCCCATGCTCTACATCAGGATGAGGACCTGGATGCAGGAAGCCTGGTGTGTGTCATGTGGCCCAAAGTCAAGTGTGCCCTGCTTAGGGATGACCTGGTGCTGGTGGACAG CCCCGGTATTGACGTCACGACAGAGCTGGACAGCTGGATCGACAAGTTCTGCCTGGACGCCGACGTCTTTGTCCTGGTGGCAAACTCTGAGTCCACTCTGATGCAGACG GAGAAGTCATTCTTCCACAAGGTCAACGAGCGTCTCTCCAGTCCAAACATCTTCATCTTAAACAACCGCTGGGATGCCTCTGCCTCGGAGCCGGAgtacatggaggag gtgagGAGGCAGCACATGGACCGCTGCAGCAGTTTCCTGGTGGACGAGCTGGGTGTGGTGGACCGGGCCCAGGCCAGTGACCGCATCTTCTTTGTGTCTGCAAAGGAGGTCCTACAGGCCCGTGTTCAGAAGGCCCAGGGGATGCCAGAAGCAG GTGGTGCTCTGGCCGAGGGATTCCAGGCCAGGATGTTTGAGTTCCAGAACTTTGAGCGGCGCTTCGAG GAGTGTATCTCTCAGTCTGCGGTGAAGACCAAGTTTGAGCAGCACACTGTGAGGGCCAAGCAGATCTCGGAGACCCTACGGCTCATCATGGACTCGGTGCACGTGGCGGCTCAGGAGCAGAG GATTCACTGCCTAGAAACCAGGGAGGAGCGCCAGGACCGCATGGAGTTCATCGACAAACAGCTGGACCTGCTGACGCTGGACTGCAAGAGCAAGATCAAGAAGATCACAGAGGAAGTAGAGCGACAG gtgtccaACGCCATGGCAGAGGAGATCAGGCGACTCTTTGTGCTGGTGGATGACTTCCACATGGACTTCCATCCGTCTCAGGTGGTGCTCAAGGTGTACAAGAAC GAGCTCCACAGGCACATTGAGGAGGGCCTGGGCAGGAACATGTCTGAGAGGTGTTCCACAGCCATCACCGCTGCCCTGCAGTCCACCCAGACAGAGATGATCG ATGGTCTGAAGCCCCTGCTTCCGGGGCCGGTCCAGGAGCAGGTGGACAAGCTGGTGCCGCGGCAGCAGATCTTCACCCTCAGCTACGACCTGGCCTGCGACAAGTTGTGCAGTGACTTCCAGGAGGACATTGGCTTCCACTTCTCCCTGGGCTGGACCATGCTGGTCAACCGCTTTCTGGGACCCAAGAACACACGACGTGCCCTCATGGGCTACAacgaccag GTTCCTCGGCCTATGGCCCTCACCCCGGTCAGCACCAGCATGCCCCCGTTCCCCCAGAACTCCATGACCCAGGAGGAGCTGATGGTCTCCATGGTGACCGGCCTGGCCTCCCTCACCTCCCGTACATCCATGGGCATCATAGTCGTCGGTGGTGTG ATCTGGAAGGCGGTGGGCTGGCGTCTGATTGCCCTTTCGGTCGGGTTGTACGGCCTGCTGTACGTGTACGAGCGCCTCACTTGGACCACCAAGGCCAAGGAGAGGGCCTTCAAGCGCCAGTTTGTGGACTACGCCAGCGAGAAGCTGCAGCTCATCGTCAGCTACACCGGCTCCAACTGCAGCCACCAGGTTCAGCA gGAGCTGGCCGGCACCTTTGCTCAGCTGTGTCAGCAGGTGGACGTGACGCGGCAGAACTTGGAGGATGAGATCACCGACATGAACACGAAGATAGAGCTGCTGGATGCGCTGCAGAGCAAGGCCAAACTGCTCCG GAAtaaggctggctggctggacaGTGAGTTGAACATGTTCACCCAGCAGTACTTGCAGCAGGGCCGGTAG